From the genome of Triticum aestivum cultivar Chinese Spring chromosome 1A, IWGSC CS RefSeq v2.1, whole genome shotgun sequence:
CTTACATAAGTATCCTACAGACAGAAATAAATTAAATAGACAAACATAGACGGCCGTTTCAACCATGAAATGTACCAGCAGGAAATTTTTCAGCTTATATTGATATATACTAAAAGAACCTTTTAACAATAAAAGAATGAAACTGACAAGTCCCATTAACAAAAGACAAAAGGTGGTGCCAAAAAAAGTGGCAGCCACATTTACAAAATGCCAAATCAAAAAAGCTTTGGCCTGACTCTCTTATATCAGCCAACTTATTTGGTTAGCTTGTATATATAATTGGGGGCTTCTCCAGGACAGCAAAACCGTTCTTCCCGTCTGCTCAGCTAGAACCCTCCTTCCATGCTGCCAATGTCCTCAGGAATTCCATCACCTAAATGTAAACATTTCATTCTCAGACTATGACACTCGACTACGTGGTTGCCATCTCAATAATGCATTGTCGATAATTTGTAGAAAAGACACTGAAGCACTGGTAAtgtcttcttattttttctttACAGAGGATAAAGAAAAATATGTACCTCAGATGGATCCCTCAGGGAATAGAAGGCATCACTGTCCTTGGGCACAGATGAAACCAGAATTCCAAAGCCATGGTTGTTTGCTTTCAGAACCTAAATGCACCAAGATGACAGCTTAATATACCTCATCAGAACTCTAAAGAATTGTCGTATGGGTTTTGCATGTTAAGCAAGCAAACCGGAGACATGACTTACCTTGAATGCATCTTCGTCAGTCTTGTCATCTCCGACATAGATGGGAAGAACATCGTCACTCTCGCTTAGTCCAAGCGATTCAAGCAAAAATTCCACAGCTTTCCCCTTGTTCCAGTCAATGACAGGGCGAACTTCAAGAACCTGCAATCAAGAACACAGCTGAATAAAACAATGCTACAGTTAACAAATAATTTGATATAAAGCCTGGTGGCTGTGCATAATATTCACCTTCCTCCCATGGGTAAGCCTAAGACAAGGGTAATCCTTCAGAACAGCAGTTACACGCTGATGAACTGTTTCGTAGTCCTACAAAGCAATAAACAAAGAGAAGATAAGTGTCCAGCCAACATTTTTAAAAAGAAAGTGTTTCTGATATATGAAACTGAAAGGAACTCTTAGATGTAGACTTACATGTGGTGCAACATTTCGGTAATGCACAGACACACAGAACTTGTTATCTTCCATCCTTGCACCTTCGATGTCCTTTATACTCTCACTAAGATTTTCAAACACCTGGCAAGCCACCAAGGTGAGCAGCCTGAACTATATGTTGTAACATGGCATCGTAACCTTTAGAGTTTAGACATTGATACATACCTCAGCTATCATAGGTAAAAACTCACTTGCAGGTTGGAAGAGATTGACCTCTTTACCCTATGAGTGAAAACAAGTGAACAATTAAAATTGCGAAACAGAAGAAAAAATCATGTTGGAACAAAATCAAGAAAGTTGCTTCACCTCTGAATCAGTGGACCTAACACATTCCACATGGTGACCATTGGACTGAGACTTCCTAATAGGCCCCATGATGTCCATTCCATGACTTCCAGCGTAGTACAGCTCGGTTAGTTTCACAAAGTCAAATACCTAGAGGGACAGGAAACTTTAGGTAGAAGAAAAATAGAGTAAGAAAGGAGCCGAGATGTAGAAACTGGTATAAACAACATACCTTGTCACGAGATCTTCCACTAATGATTGCAGTCGGGAAAAGTGATGCTACATGCCTCACAGCAGCACGCATCTGTGAAAAAAATCTTTAGAAGCAGAATGGAAAATTCACTGATATTGTAACACATACATAGAGATGACAGTTCAAACTGTATGTGGAGCAAGGGTTTAAAAATAAACCTCGTCAGACATTACTGCATTTGCAGGATTGTCCACAATAGGCGAAAGAGTTCCATCATAATCAAGAAACAatgccaatttttttccacgggcaaGCTCAGTAATTGCCTCGAAGGAGCCTAAAGCAGAAGGATAATTCACCTACGAAACAAAACGATGGAAATAATTTAACGGTGTGTGGTTTCCTTGT
Proteins encoded in this window:
- the LOC123051747 gene encoding probable trehalose-phosphate phosphatase 2 isoform X1, coding for MDLKTSHNSPVFVDPLPSLALPMTYTTPTSFPSSGLYLNTPKKKPLPSKIEEVRAAGWLDLMLASSPPRKRQSKDFLPHDVQADDLDLRYRNWMVNYPSALGSFEAITELARGKKLALFLDYDGTLSPIVDNPANAVMSDEMRAAVRHVASLFPTAIISGRSRDKVFDFVKLTELYYAGSHGMDIMGPIRKSQSNGHHVECVRSTDSEGKEVNLFQPASEFLPMIAEVFENLSESIKDIEGARMEDNKFCVSVHYRNVAPHDYETVHQRVTAVLKDYPCLRLTHGRKVLEVRPVIDWNKGKAVEFLLESLGLSESDDVLPIYVGDDKTDEDAFKVLKANNHGFGILVSSVPKDSDAFYSLRDPSEVMEFLRTLAAWKEGSS
- the LOC123051747 gene encoding probable trehalose-phosphate phosphatase 2 isoform X2 encodes the protein MTYTTPTSFPSSGLYLNTPKKKPLPSKIEEVRAAGWLDLMLASSPPRKRQSKDFLPHDVQADDLDLRYRNWMVNYPSALGSFEAITELARGKKLALFLDYDGTLSPIVDNPANAVMSDEMRAAVRHVASLFPTAIISGRSRDKVFDFVKLTELYYAGSHGMDIMGPIRKSQSNGHHVECVRSTDSEGKEVNLFQPASEFLPMIAEVFENLSESIKDIEGARMEDNKFCVSVHYRNVAPHDYETVHQRVTAVLKDYPCLRLTHGRKVLEVRPVIDWNKGKAVEFLLESLGLSESDDVLPIYVGDDKTDEDAFKVLKANNHGFGILVSSVPKDSDAFYSLRDPSEVMEFLRTLAAWKEGSS